The following coding sequences are from one Rubinisphaera margarita window:
- a CDS encoding ion transporter: MRARYVLAEMINEKDSRSSRIFSLCIQILIVLSLITFSIETLPNLSPSVQRVLFFIEIVIVSIFTAEYLLRVAFAENRLGFIFSFFGLVDLISILPFYIGLGIDLRSVRAFRLMRLFRVLKLARYSTAICRFHKALLLSKDELTVFGLLAGILIYLSAVGIYFFEHQEQPDRFGSVFHSLWWSIATLTTVGYGDIYPITLGGRIFTFFVLLVGLGIVAVPTGLISSALIEARRLEEKEEERQTEQIAAVEPES; this comes from the coding sequence ATGCGGGCCCGGTACGTTCTGGCGGAAATGATCAACGAGAAGGATTCGCGTTCGTCGCGGATCTTCAGCCTCTGCATTCAGATCCTGATTGTCCTCTCGTTGATCACGTTCTCGATTGAGACCTTGCCGAACCTTTCCCCCTCCGTGCAGCGGGTTCTGTTCTTCATCGAAATCGTGATCGTCAGCATCTTCACGGCGGAGTATCTGCTGCGGGTCGCGTTCGCCGAGAACCGGCTCGGGTTCATCTTCAGCTTCTTCGGCCTGGTTGATCTGATCTCGATTCTGCCGTTCTACATCGGTCTCGGCATCGATCTCCGTTCGGTCCGGGCCTTCCGTCTGATGCGACTGTTTCGCGTCCTCAAACTGGCCCGCTACAGCACGGCGATTTGCCGGTTTCACAAGGCTCTGCTCCTCTCGAAGGACGAACTGACGGTCTTCGGGCTGCTGGCGGGAATCCTGATCTACCTCTCGGCGGTCGGAATTTACTTTTTCGAGCATCAGGAGCAGCCCGATCGGTTCGGCTCGGTGTTTCATAGTTTATGGTGGTCCATCGCCACTCTGACCACGGTCGGGTACGGGGATATTTACCCCATCACGCTCGGTGGCCGAATCTTCACCTTTTTCGTGCTCCTGGTGGGGCTGGGGATCGTCGCGGTTCCGACGGGGCTGATTTCCTCGGCTCTCATCGAAGCCCGACGTCTGGAAGAAAAGGAAGAGGAGCGCCAGACGGAACAGATCGCTGCGGTGGAACCAGAGAGTTGA
- a CDS encoding ABC transporter transmembrane domain-containing protein, whose protein sequence is MSTFNNDAQSTWKKLVPRSLWRQSSTIQLMALSVLSSLLLALMFLVGLLIVDLFVSRGSILLQGSEIAAARERFGPMLDLVYPVEEEVLPDDIELQNRGILHSLWSFQDRIWAEPLSRLAAQVPMLLDNFSALIILLAVGSILGLLRGLILVRCRLLAARLGMTVSNQMRRSLHRQAMRLGPSDLLDMQVGTAHELFRNDTVTIQDGVTANVYRLIFHPVALAMLVVLGLIVSPRVFVQMLGPLLLCWWLVARERSRFDASRKLAESQAELRGNVLAESLTKTRLIRGYSMENYDNSNFGRLLEQLSTTSTTVRRRDILSRWLCWVMVVLVFLLLAILVGNKMLLPAEHPQSMHVAEVVILSLVFVAAYKPLARLRDLIGIRHETALAAERIYRYLNQIPEVGQAVGAKFLDPLSRFITFENVTYSLPGLTGKRLLDQFEVKVPAGGMTVIASANPLEARAMLYMLPRFLEPHEGRVLIDGEDIAWVTLESLRAETLYVGGRDLYFTGNVMENILCGDPNYTQSDAINAAKKVHAHNFVQRLPQGYETVLGEHGEQLSPGQAYRLGLARALLRNPAMLLLEEPDVQLSEEDKSMIDDAYDQICPGRTTIVIPSRMSTIRRCDRIVLLYQGKVATMNTHQNLLSGNELYRHWEYTRFNVFRHIES, encoded by the coding sequence GTGAGTACGTTCAACAACGATGCGCAGTCGACGTGGAAGAAGCTCGTTCCGCGTTCGCTCTGGCGGCAGTCGAGCACGATCCAGCTGATGGCTCTGTCCGTGCTCTCCTCTCTGCTGCTCGCTCTGATGTTTCTGGTCGGCCTGCTGATTGTCGACCTGTTTGTGAGCCGCGGCTCGATTCTGCTGCAGGGCTCGGAGATAGCCGCTGCCCGCGAACGCTTCGGGCCTATGCTTGATCTGGTCTATCCAGTCGAGGAAGAAGTGCTTCCCGATGACATCGAGTTGCAGAACCGGGGCATCCTGCATTCGCTCTGGTCGTTCCAGGATCGCATCTGGGCGGAGCCTCTGAGCCGGCTCGCCGCGCAGGTCCCGATGCTGCTCGATAACTTTTCCGCTCTGATTATCCTGCTCGCGGTCGGGTCGATTCTCGGATTGCTGCGGGGGCTGATTCTCGTTCGCTGCCGGCTGCTGGCGGCTCGGCTGGGGATGACTGTCTCCAACCAGATGCGTCGCTCGCTGCACCGTCAGGCGATGCGTCTCGGCCCCAGCGACTTGCTGGATATGCAGGTCGGAACCGCCCATGAGCTGTTCCGTAACGATACCGTGACCATTCAGGATGGCGTCACCGCGAATGTCTACCGGCTGATCTTCCATCCCGTGGCCCTGGCGATGCTGGTCGTTCTGGGGCTGATCGTGAGTCCGCGTGTCTTCGTGCAGATGCTCGGCCCGCTGCTGCTCTGCTGGTGGCTGGTCGCCCGGGAACGGTCCCGGTTCGATGCCTCCAGGAAGCTGGCCGAATCGCAGGCCGAACTTCGCGGGAACGTGCTCGCCGAGAGCCTGACGAAAACCCGACTCATCCGCGGCTACTCGATGGAGAACTACGACAACTCGAATTTCGGGCGTCTCCTCGAGCAGCTTTCGACCACGTCCACAACAGTCCGCCGGCGTGATATTCTCTCCCGCTGGCTCTGCTGGGTGATGGTCGTCCTCGTGTTTCTGCTGCTGGCGATTCTCGTCGGTAACAAGATGCTGCTGCCCGCCGAGCATCCGCAAAGCATGCACGTCGCGGAGGTGGTGATCCTGAGTCTTGTGTTCGTGGCGGCTTACAAACCGCTCGCCCGACTGCGGGATCTGATCGGCATCCGCCACGAAACGGCTCTCGCGGCGGAACGAATCTACCGCTATCTGAACCAGATCCCCGAAGTCGGCCAGGCTGTCGGGGCGAAGTTCCTCGATCCGCTCTCGCGGTTCATCACCTTCGAGAATGTGACTTACAGCCTGCCCGGATTGACCGGCAAGAGGCTGCTCGATCAATTCGAGGTCAAAGTGCCGGCGGGCGGGATGACGGTCATCGCTTCTGCCAATCCGCTCGAAGCGCGGGCCATGCTTTATATGCTGCCGCGTTTTTTGGAGCCGCACGAAGGCCGGGTGCTGATCGACGGCGAAGACATCGCATGGGTCACGCTCGAATCGTTACGGGCTGAAACACTCTATGTCGGTGGACGCGATCTGTACTTCACCGGCAACGTGATGGAGAATATCCTTTGCGGCGACCCGAACTACACGCAGTCCGATGCGATCAATGCCGCGAAGAAGGTGCACGCTCACAACTTCGTTCAACGTCTGCCGCAGGGATATGAAACCGTTCTCGGCGAACATGGCGAGCAGTTGAGTCCCGGTCAGGCGTATCGACTCGGGTTGGCCCGGGCGCTGTTACGAAACCCGGCGATGCTGCTGCTGGAAGAGCCGGACGTGCAGCTGAGCGAAGAAGACAAGTCGATGATCGACGATGCCTACGATCAGATCTGCCCGGGGCGAACAACGATCGTCATCCCGAGCCGGATGTCGACCATCCGCCGCTGCGATCGGATCGTGCTGCTCTATCAGGGCAAGGTCGCCACGATGAATACGCATCAGAACCTGCTCTCCGGCAACGAGCTGTATCGCCACTGGGAGTACACGCGATTCAACGTGTTCCGTCACATTGAGAGCTGA